The following are encoded together in the Tepidiforma bonchosmolovskayae genome:
- the moaC gene encoding cyclic pyranopterin monophosphate synthase MoaC: protein MADELSHLDERGAARMVDVSGKPETAREATAEALVVMQPATLRLILDGAVPKGDVIATARIAGIMAAKRTPDLIPLCHPLPITGVTVDIEPADDRTLRIWATVRTTGRTGVEMEALTAASVAALTVYDMCKAAEKGIRIEGVRLLEKLGGKSGRWTAEPPPQPPSR from the coding sequence ATGGCCGATGAGCTCTCCCACCTCGACGAACGCGGCGCCGCCCGCATGGTCGACGTCTCCGGCAAGCCCGAAACCGCCCGCGAAGCCACCGCCGAGGCGCTCGTCGTCATGCAGCCGGCCACCCTCCGCCTCATCCTCGACGGTGCGGTCCCGAAGGGTGACGTCATCGCAACCGCCCGCATCGCCGGCATCATGGCCGCCAAGCGCACCCCCGACCTCATCCCCCTCTGCCATCCGCTGCCCATCACCGGCGTCACCGTCGATATCGAGCCCGCCGACGACCGCACCCTCCGCATCTGGGCGACCGTCCGCACCACCGGCCGCACCGGCGTCGAAATGGAGGCCCTCACGGCCGCCAGCGTCGCCGCCCTTACCGTCTACGACATGTGCAAGGCCGCCGAAAAAGGCATCCGCATCGAAGGTGTCCGCCTCCTCGAGAAGCTCGGGGGCAAGAGCGGCCGCTGGACGGCAGAGCCCCCGCCTCAGCCGCCGTCCCGGTAG
- the nadD gene encoding nicotinate-nucleotide adenylyltransferase, with translation MAGGPLLIVGGTFDPPHLGHLVLAECARWQFGCSRVLFIPAGDPYRKTGTPTPENARAGGGAGRRVTPAALRLEMTRLAVAGNPAFAVDARETLRPGPSYTVETLEELHAEGWRELVLVLGSDAAADLPNWRAPERIRQMARVVVAEKAGAPAPAGFERVEMPRLEVSSTLIRERVRMGRPIRYLVPDAVAAFIEERGLYRDGG, from the coding sequence GTGGCCGGAGGACCGCTCCTGATTGTCGGCGGCACGTTCGACCCGCCCCACCTCGGGCACCTGGTGCTGGCGGAGTGCGCGCGCTGGCAGTTCGGCTGCAGCCGGGTGCTGTTTATCCCGGCGGGGGACCCGTACCGGAAGACGGGGACGCCGACGCCGGAGAACGCCCGGGCGGGCGGCGGGGCAGGGCGAAGGGTGACCCCGGCGGCGCTCCGGCTGGAGATGACGAGGCTGGCGGTCGCCGGGAACCCGGCCTTCGCGGTGGACGCGCGGGAGACGCTCCGCCCCGGGCCGAGCTATACGGTCGAGACGCTCGAGGAGCTGCACGCGGAGGGGTGGCGGGAGCTGGTGCTGGTGCTGGGGAGCGACGCCGCGGCCGACCTGCCGAACTGGCGGGCGCCGGAGCGGATCCGGCAGATGGCGCGGGTCGTGGTGGCGGAGAAGGCGGGGGCGCCGGCGCCGGCGGGCTTCGAACGGGTGGAGATGCCGCGGCTGGAGGTGAGCTCGACGCTCATCCGGGAGCGGGTGCGGATGGGGAGGCCGATCCGGTACCTGGTGCCGGACGCGGTGGCGGCGTTCATCGAGGAGCGGGGGCTCTACCGGGACGGCGGCTGA